A window of Methanolobus sediminis contains these coding sequences:
- a CDS encoding DHHA1 domain-containing protein has product MTKSRQHENKSTLILTHGDSDGVCSGAIAKSAYPEGDVYFTSPVGVLDDLNLADGYENVIICDIAIDERYCTDLFKRLADVASVSNLTYIDHHPLPEKCITADWLHHDLTVCASELTYKVLQNRLSRDMRRVAIYGAIGDYYDNSPSVKEWLRDWDKRSLFFQAGTLIQALIYSGRNYDFKRQLLLPLSHDKIPTAIPNLLKYAKEGADLEEQLRIHVKHEVRSLQNLAYVVDPNGYMSKSAIYAASYGQRDVGISAEFRHKRNVYDMSLRSRNSESIDLNRLLRRIAPTFGGNGGGHASAAGARIPKESFDAFLREFDKAIGVQKSKATGL; this is encoded by the coding sequence ATGACAAAATCCAGACAACATGAGAACAAATCCACCCTTATCCTGACCCACGGGGATTCGGATGGGGTATGTTCTGGTGCCATTGCAAAAAGTGCTTATCCTGAGGGTGATGTGTATTTTACATCTCCTGTAGGTGTTCTTGACGACTTGAATCTTGCAGATGGTTATGAAAATGTGATCATTTGTGATATTGCAATTGATGAAAGGTACTGTACAGACCTGTTCAAAAGACTTGCCGATGTTGCATCAGTTTCCAATCTCACATACATAGACCATCATCCTTTACCGGAAAAATGTATAACTGCAGACTGGCTGCACCATGATCTTACCGTTTGTGCTTCGGAACTCACATATAAAGTTCTTCAAAATAGATTGAGCAGGGATATGCGCAGGGTGGCAATCTATGGTGCTATCGGGGATTATTATGACAACAGTCCTTCTGTAAAAGAGTGGCTGCGGGACTGGGATAAGAGAAGCCTGTTCTTTCAGGCTGGCACACTTATTCAGGCACTCATCTATTCCGGGAGGAACTATGATTTCAAGAGGCAGCTCCTTTTACCACTATCTCATGATAAAATACCTACGGCTATACCAAATCTATTAAAGTATGCAAAAGAAGGTGCTGATCTTGAGGAACAGCTTCGTATTCATGTTAAACACGAAGTAAGATCCCTGCAGAATCTGGCTTATGTGGTTGACCCCAATGGTTATATGTCAAAATCCGCTATATATGCTGCTTCCTATGGACAGAGGGATGTAGGCATATCTGCCGAATTCCGCCACAAGAGGAATGTTTATGATATGAGTCTGCGTTCAAGGAATTCAGAGTCTATAGACCTGAACCGTTTGCTGCGCAGGATAGCACCTACATTTGGCGGCAATGGCGGTGGACATGCTTCTGCTGCAGGTGCACGGATTCCTAAAGAATCATTTGATGCTTTCCTCCGTGAGTTCGATAAAGCCATAGGAGTGCAAAAAAGCAAGGCTACAGGGTTATAA